A window of Flavobacterium flavigenum contains these coding sequences:
- a CDS encoding peptidoglycan-binding protein LysM: MIKKWYYYTSLIVIITFLTLGFKPFNLETKPWFYTEKTDGSEYLFPSLDKDDYPSQTKLNAPFTGNRLIGFKEAIAFKESQGKYRKVNSIGYMGKYQFGSKTLRAVGVNSDKDFLKNPALQEKAFIALLSKNKWILRREIEKYEGKIINGIEITESGILAAAHLGGAGSVKNFFKNKGNRHFRDAYGTSLRSYMKAFGGYDLSYIEADSNATIND; encoded by the coding sequence ATGATAAAGAAATGGTATTATTACACTAGTTTAATCGTTATTATTACATTTTTAACTTTGGGTTTCAAACCCTTTAATCTGGAAACCAAACCTTGGTTTTATACAGAAAAAACAGATGGATCGGAATACTTATTTCCATCTCTTGACAAAGATGATTATCCATCACAAACAAAATTAAATGCACCATTCACCGGAAATCGGCTAATTGGCTTTAAAGAAGCAATTGCTTTTAAAGAATCACAGGGAAAATACCGAAAAGTAAATTCAATTGGCTATATGGGAAAATACCAATTTGGTTCTAAAACTCTAAGAGCTGTAGGTGTTAACAGTGACAAAGATTTTTTAAAAAATCCAGCCTTACAGGAAAAAGCGTTTATTGCTTTGTTATCTAAAAACAAATGGATTTTACGCAGGGAGATTGAAAAGTATGAAGGAAAAATCATTAACGGAATTGAAATTACCGAGTCAGGAATTTTAGCAGCAGCCCATTTAGGAGGTGCCGGTTCTGTAAAGAATTTTTTCAAAAACAAAGGGAACAGGCATTTTAGAGATGCTTATGGAACCTCTTTAAGAAGTTACATGAAAGCATTTGGAGGTTATGATCTCTCTTATATTGAGGCAGATAGTAACGCAACAATTAACGACTAA
- a CDS encoding DUF2279 domain-containing protein, with translation MNFRVYLFLSILFVLCVQSAEAQDKIDNFFKPSDTLNVKRQNTVIITEAALASATLVGLNQIWYADYAKSDFHFINDNDEWLQMDKVGHFYSAYHLGRFGAEALNWSGASSKNQLIYGAGIGFAFLTAVEVLDGYSAEWGASSGDIIANAAGTALYVSQELLWKEQRITPKFSFHTTQYANQSPDKLGKSLNEQILKDYNGQTYWLSVNLHSFAKESKIPKWLNVAFGYGADGMLSGNNKNENFVSAQNPQKFRQIYLSFDLDLAKINTKSHFLKTVFSVFNTIKIPAPTLEYTANKGLKGHLVYF, from the coding sequence TTGAATTTTAGAGTTTATTTATTTTTATCGATTTTATTCGTTTTGTGTGTTCAGTCTGCTGAAGCTCAGGATAAAATCGATAATTTTTTTAAGCCTTCTGATACTTTAAATGTAAAAAGGCAAAATACAGTTATCATAACTGAAGCTGCCTTGGCTTCTGCAACATTAGTTGGTTTGAATCAGATTTGGTATGCCGATTATGCCAAATCCGATTTTCATTTTATAAATGATAATGATGAATGGCTCCAAATGGATAAAGTTGGACACTTTTATTCAGCTTATCATTTAGGAAGATTTGGTGCTGAAGCCTTGAATTGGAGTGGTGCCAGTTCTAAAAATCAATTAATTTACGGCGCAGGTATTGGTTTCGCTTTTCTTACTGCTGTTGAAGTTTTAGACGGATATTCTGCCGAGTGGGGTGCATCTTCAGGTGATATAATCGCGAATGCAGCCGGAACGGCATTGTATGTTTCTCAGGAATTACTTTGGAAAGAACAGCGAATTACACCTAAATTTTCTTTTCATACCACCCAATATGCGAATCAAAGTCCGGATAAGCTTGGTAAATCCCTTAATGAACAGATTTTAAAAGATTATAATGGGCAGACTTATTGGCTTTCAGTAAACCTGCATTCTTTTGCTAAAGAATCAAAAATTCCAAAGTGGTTGAATGTCGCTTTTGGATATGGAGCCGATGGAATGTTATCCGGGAATAATAAAAATGAAAATTTCGTTTCAGCCCAAAACCCACAAAAATTTCGTCAGATTTATCTTTCTTTTGACCTCGATTTAGCTAAAATTAACACAAAATCGCACTTTTTGAAAACTGTTTTTTCTGTTTTTAACACAATTAAAATTCCGGCTCCAACGCTCGAATATACCGCCAATAAAGGGCTTAAAGGACATCTGGTTTATTTTTAA
- a CDS encoding energy transducer TonB has translation MQKFLILILICFSQNIFSQKEIKRTLEHQKNKNGNIVPLNENTIYNLIDLDVKPEFPGGRVKFNHFIDDNYKKSNKRPTIQGKLFATFIIEKDGVLSNIKVLRDIGYGTGEELIRVLKSSPRWKPGKQNDKEVRSIYSIVVPVQQ, from the coding sequence ATGCAAAAGTTTCTAATATTGATTTTAATTTGTTTCTCTCAAAATATCTTTTCTCAAAAAGAAATCAAAAGAACCTTAGAGCATCAGAAAAATAAAAATGGCAATATAGTTCCCTTAAACGAAAATACAATTTACAACCTTATTGACCTCGATGTCAAACCTGAATTCCCAGGTGGCAGAGTTAAGTTTAATCACTTTATTGATGACAACTATAAAAAATCAAACAAAAGACCAACTATTCAAGGAAAACTATTTGCAACTTTTATTATCGAGAAGGATGGCGTATTAAGCAATATAAAAGTTCTTCGTGATATTGGATATGGGACTGGAGAAGAACTAATAAGAGTTTTAAAATCATCCCCAAGATGGAAACCTGGAAAACAAAATGATAAAGAAGTCAGAAGTATATATTCGATTGTTGTGCCTGTACAGCAATAA
- the scpA gene encoding methylmalonyl-CoA mutase, with protein MIRKDLKHIKLQFKSEESDEKSHDSELTVDHFTTAEGIEIKKSYSEKDIEELDFLDFGAGFAPNLRGPYATMYVQKPWTIRQYAGFSTAEESNAFYRRNLAAGQKGLSIAFDLPTHRGYDSDHERVVGDVGKAGVAIDSVEDMKVLFDQIPLDEMSVSMTMNGAVLPIMAFYIVAAEEQGVTTEKLSGTIQNDILKEFMVRNTYIYPPTPSMKIIADIFEFTSKKMPRFNSISISGYHMQEAGATAHIELAYTLADGLEYIRTGLSTGMNIDEFAPRLSFFWAIGMNHFMEIAKMRAGRMIWAKLVKQFNPKSDKSLILRTHCQTSGWSLTEQDPFNNVTRTCIEASAAAFGGTQSLHTNALDEAIALPTDFSARIARNTQIFLQEETKITKTVDPWAGSYYVESLTNEMVEKTWKLIEEVEELGGMTKAIETGIPKLRIEEAAARKQARIDSGQDIIVGVNKFRLEKEDPLHISDIDNQTVRKQQIQRLEKIKETRNTEKVNQSLEKLIHCAKTGQGNLLEIAIEAARNRATLGEISDALESVFGRFKAQIKSVSGVYSAVMKNDENFEKAKQLADIFAKQEGRRPRIMIAKMGQDGHDRGAKVVATGYADVGFDVDIGPLFQTPAEAAKQAVENDVHILGISSLAAGHKTLVPQVIEELKKHGREDIMVIVGGVIPSQDYQCLFDAGAIAIFGPGTKISEAAIKILEILID; from the coding sequence ATGATAAGAAAAGATCTTAAACATATAAAGTTACAATTCAAAAGTGAAGAATCTGATGAAAAATCCCATGATTCAGAATTAACGGTTGATCACTTTACTACAGCAGAAGGAATCGAAATCAAAAAAAGTTATTCTGAAAAAGATATTGAGGAATTAGACTTTTTAGATTTTGGGGCAGGTTTTGCACCAAATCTCCGTGGTCCTTATGCAACCATGTATGTACAAAAACCATGGACTATTAGACAATATGCAGGATTTTCAACTGCAGAAGAAAGCAATGCTTTTTACAGAAGAAATTTAGCAGCCGGTCAAAAAGGTTTGTCTATCGCATTTGATTTACCAACACATCGGGGGTACGACTCTGATCATGAAAGAGTTGTGGGAGATGTTGGAAAAGCAGGCGTTGCTATTGATTCTGTTGAAGATATGAAAGTACTTTTTGACCAGATTCCATTAGATGAAATGTCGGTATCTATGACCATGAATGGTGCTGTTTTACCTATCATGGCTTTTTATATTGTCGCTGCAGAAGAACAGGGAGTTACGACTGAAAAACTTTCAGGCACTATACAAAATGACATTTTAAAAGAGTTTATGGTTCGCAATACCTACATCTATCCACCAACGCCTTCGATGAAAATCATTGCCGATATTTTTGAATTCACAAGCAAAAAAATGCCAAGATTCAATTCTATTTCAATTTCGGGATACCACATGCAGGAAGCGGGTGCAACGGCTCATATCGAACTGGCTTATACGCTGGCAGATGGTTTAGAATATATCAGAACCGGATTATCTACAGGTATGAACATTGATGAATTTGCTCCAAGGCTGTCATTTTTCTGGGCTATTGGCATGAATCATTTTATGGAAATTGCCAAAATGAGAGCCGGAAGAATGATTTGGGCAAAACTGGTTAAACAATTTAATCCCAAAAGTGATAAATCATTAATTTTAAGAACGCATTGCCAGACAAGCGGATGGAGTTTAACGGAACAGGATCCTTTTAACAATGTAACCCGAACGTGTATTGAAGCTTCTGCAGCAGCTTTTGGAGGAACCCAATCATTACATACAAATGCTTTGGATGAAGCAATTGCTTTACCAACAGACTTTTCTGCCAGAATTGCACGAAACACTCAGATTTTTTTACAGGAAGAGACTAAAATTACCAAAACTGTTGATCCCTGGGCAGGAAGTTACTATGTGGAAAGCCTGACAAATGAAATGGTAGAAAAAACATGGAAACTTATCGAAGAGGTAGAAGAATTAGGAGGCATGACAAAAGCCATTGAAACCGGAATTCCTAAGCTTAGAATTGAAGAGGCAGCTGCAAGAAAACAAGCAAGAATAGACAGTGGGCAGGATATTATTGTAGGTGTAAATAAATTCAGATTAGAAAAAGAAGATCCTTTACATATTTCAGACATTGACAATCAAACTGTACGAAAACAGCAAATTCAAAGGCTTGAAAAAATAAAAGAAACCCGAAATACCGAAAAAGTTAATCAATCACTTGAAAAATTAATTCATTGTGCTAAAACCGGGCAAGGAAATTTACTCGAAATTGCTATTGAAGCTGCTAGAAACAGAGCAACTTTAGGCGAAATCAGTGATGCACTCGAAAGTGTTTTTGGCAGGTTCAAAGCACAAATAAAATCTGTTAGTGGTGTGTATAGCGCAGTAATGAAAAATGATGAAAATTTTGAAAAAGCAAAGCAGCTTGCTGATATTTTTGCAAAACAAGAAGGCAGACGTCCAAGAATCATGATTGCCAAAATGGGACAGGATGGACATGACCGGGGCGCAAAAGTAGTGGCAACAGGTTATGCTGATGTAGGTTTTGATGTTGATATTGGTCCTTTATTTCAAACACCGGCAGAAGCCGCAAAACAGGCTGTTGAAAATGACGTCCATATTTTAGGAATTTCGTCATTGGCTGCAGGTCATAAAACATTAGTTCCGCAAGTTATCGAAGAGTTAAAAAAACATGGCCGTGAAGACATTATGGTTATTGTTGGCGGGGTAATACCTTCCCAGGACTATCAATGTTTATTCGATGCAGGAGCAATTGCTATTTTTGGACCTGGTACAAAAATTAGTGAGGCAGCTATAAAAATCTTAGAGATATTAATAGATTAA
- the mltG gene encoding endolytic transglycosylase MltG — protein sequence MKLKKIITIVAVAVISILMIYGFILISRIFSANTKFEEKELYVYVPTDATYADVKKILEPYIKNFDNFEMVANKRSYPENVKSGRFLLKKDMNNIDLVRAMRSNVPVKLAFNNQERLENFAGRIGSQIEADSLSLLKAIKDSTFLKENGFNEDNVFAMFIPNTYEVYWNTSAVKFRDKMIKEYHNFWTAERIEKAKKQGLTPVQATILASIVHKESVKKDERPRIAGVYLNRLRLEMPLQADPTVIYALKLRDNNFDQVIKRVFYNDLIMRSPYNTYVNIGLPPGPIAMPDITAVEAVLNPEKHDYIYFCASTERFGYHEFASTYEQHTINAKKYSDWIASQGVTR from the coding sequence TTGAAATTAAAAAAGATTATCACGATAGTTGCCGTAGCCGTTATTTCAATTTTGATGATTTACGGATTCATTTTAATTAGCAGAATTTTTAGTGCCAATACCAAATTTGAAGAAAAAGAACTTTACGTATATGTTCCTACGGATGCTACTTATGCAGATGTAAAAAAAATATTAGAACCTTATATTAAGAATTTCGATAATTTTGAAATGGTTGCCAATAAGCGCAGCTATCCTGAAAATGTAAAGTCAGGTCGTTTTTTACTTAAAAAAGACATGAACAATATTGATTTGGTCCGTGCAATGCGTTCCAATGTTCCGGTTAAACTGGCTTTTAATAATCAGGAACGTTTAGAGAATTTTGCAGGAAGAATAGGTTCTCAAATAGAAGCAGATAGTTTATCATTACTGAAAGCAATTAAAGATTCTACTTTCTTAAAAGAAAATGGCTTTAATGAAGATAATGTTTTTGCTATGTTTATTCCAAATACTTATGAAGTGTACTGGAATACCTCTGCAGTGAAATTCCGTGATAAAATGATTAAGGAATATCACAATTTCTGGACTGCAGAAAGAATTGAAAAAGCTAAAAAACAAGGATTAACACCAGTTCAGGCTACTATTTTGGCTTCTATTGTACACAAAGAATCAGTAAAAAAAGATGAAAGACCTCGTATTGCGGGAGTTTATTTAAATCGTTTACGTTTAGAAATGCCTTTACAAGCTGATCCAACAGTGATTTATGCTTTAAAATTGCGTGACAATAATTTCGATCAGGTTATCAAAAGAGTTTTTTATAATGACTTGATTATGAGATCTCCTTATAATACTTATGTAAATATCGGATTGCCTCCGGGACCAATTGCGATGCCTGACATTACTGCTGTTGAAGCTGTTTTAAATCCTGAAAAACACGATTATATTTATTTTTGCGCCAGTACAGAACGTTTTGGTTATCATGAATTTGCTTCAACTTATGAGCAGCACACCATTAATGCAAAAAAATATTCAGACTGGATTGCCAGTCAGGGCGTAACAAGATAG
- a CDS encoding FtsB family cell division protein, with product MKNPYKDKSWFRFLSNKYVWVLLFFIVWMLFLDNYSYFDHRFLNDQINELKDNKTYYQEEIKKDQEQIKQLKNPEQIEKYAREKYFMKKDSEDIYIIKFEGDTIQEKE from the coding sequence ATGAAAAATCCGTACAAAGATAAATCGTGGTTCAGATTTCTAAGCAATAAATATGTTTGGGTTTTGCTGTTTTTTATAGTATGGATGCTGTTTTTAGATAATTACTCCTATTTCGACCATCGCTTTTTAAACGATCAGATTAATGAGCTTAAAGACAATAAAACCTATTATCAGGAAGAAATTAAAAAAGACCAGGAACAGATTAAACAGCTCAAAAATCCTGAACAGATAGAGAAATACGCCCGCGAAAAGTACTTCATGAAAAAAGACAGCGAAGACATATACATTATCAAATTTGAAGGCGATACAATTCAGGAAAAAGAATAA
- a CDS encoding SDR family oxidoreductase — MSYTDKMLRDDALKGKVIVVTGGGSGLGKAMTKYFLELGAQVAITSRDLEKLKTTAAELETETGGKCLPLQCDVRHYEEVENMLQEVLKAFGKVDVLLNNAAGNFISPTERLSANAFDTVIDIVLKGTKNCTLAFGKHWIDSKQTSATILNIVTTYAWTGSAYVVPSATAKAGVLAMTRSLAVEWAKYGIRSNAIAPGPFPTKGAWDRLLPGDLAEKFDMAKKVPLKRVGDHQELANLAAYLVSDFSAYVNGDVITIDGGEWLKGAGQFNLLEAIPEELWDQLAMMIKAKKNK; from the coding sequence ATGAGCTATACAGATAAAATGTTAAGAGACGATGCTTTAAAAGGTAAAGTCATTGTAGTTACAGGAGGCGGAAGCGGCTTAGGAAAAGCGATGACCAAATATTTTTTAGAATTAGGAGCTCAGGTAGCGATTACTTCAAGAGATTTAGAAAAGCTTAAAACAACTGCAGCTGAACTGGAAACTGAAACCGGTGGAAAATGTTTACCGCTTCAATGCGATGTTCGCCATTATGAAGAAGTCGAAAATATGCTTCAGGAAGTTTTAAAAGCTTTTGGAAAAGTAGATGTTCTTTTAAATAACGCAGCCGGAAATTTCATTTCACCAACAGAACGTTTGTCTGCTAATGCATTTGACACTGTTATCGATATCGTACTAAAGGGTACAAAAAACTGTACACTTGCTTTTGGAAAACACTGGATCGACAGCAAACAAACATCAGCAACAATTTTAAATATTGTAACAACTTATGCCTGGACAGGATCAGCTTACGTGGTACCAAGTGCTACGGCAAAAGCAGGGGTTTTGGCCATGACCAGAAGTCTGGCCGTAGAATGGGCAAAATACGGAATCCGTTCTAATGCGATTGCTCCTGGACCTTTCCCGACTAAAGGCGCATGGGACAGATTATTACCTGGAGATTTGGCAGAGAAATTTGATATGGCCAAAAAAGTACCTTTAAAACGTGTTGGCGATCATCAGGAACTGGCAAATCTGGCAGCCTATCTGGTTTCTGATTTTTCAGCTTATGTAAACGGAGATGTGATTACAATTGATGGGGGAGAATGGCTAAAAGGTGCAGGACAATTCAACTTATTAGAAGCAATTCCGGAAGAACTTTGGGATCAGCTTGCAATGATGATAAAAGCAAAAAAGAATAAATAA
- the udk gene encoding uridine kinase, which translates to MLIIGIAGGTGSGKTTVVHQIMNELPDTEVGVISQDSYYKETHNLSFDERALINFDHPRAIDFELLVKHLKALKAGETIDQPVYSFIQHNRTDDTVSTHPRKVMIVEGILILTNPELRDMFDIKIFVHADSDERLIRRLKRDISERGRDIDEVLNRYQNTLKPMHEQFIEPSKAFADIIIPNDKYNTVAIDVVRAVINQRIL; encoded by the coding sequence ATGCTCATTATTGGAATTGCAGGAGGAACAGGAAGCGGAAAAACAACTGTAGTACATCAAATCATGAATGAATTACCAGACACTGAAGTAGGTGTAATTTCTCAGGATTCATACTATAAAGAAACCCATAATTTGTCTTTTGATGAAAGAGCCTTAATCAATTTTGATCATCCACGCGCTATTGATTTTGAATTGCTGGTAAAACACCTTAAAGCATTAAAAGCAGGCGAAACCATAGATCAGCCTGTCTATTCTTTCATTCAGCATAACAGAACTGACGATACAGTTTCTACTCACCCCAGAAAAGTAATGATTGTCGAAGGAATTTTAATTTTGACAAATCCTGAATTACGGGATATGTTCGATATTAAAATCTTCGTTCATGCCGATTCTGATGAAAGATTAATTCGTCGTTTAAAAAGAGATATTTCAGAACGCGGGCGTGATATAGACGAAGTTTTAAACCGTTATCAAAATACCTTAAAACCGATGCATGAACAATTTATCGAGCCATCAAAAGCATTTGCCGATATCATTATTCCAAACGACAAATACAATACCGTAGCAATTGATGTAGTTCGTGCCGTAATTAATCAGCGGATTTTATAA
- a CDS encoding energy transducer TonB, translating to MKKFLILILICCVQNVFSQSKKTEKTIPEDENTIYNTAGLDEQPQFPGGIEEFYKFLNTNFVIPQDKPKLKGKIYTTFIVEKDGSLSDIKVLRDLGFGTKEEAIRVLNSSPKWTPGKQNGKLVRVLFSAPILVNNPIK from the coding sequence ATGAAAAAGTTTTTAATTCTGATTTTAATTTGCTGTGTACAAAATGTATTTTCTCAATCAAAAAAGACTGAAAAAACTATTCCTGAAGATGAAAATACAATTTATAATACAGCCGGTTTAGATGAGCAACCTCAATTTCCTGGAGGAATAGAGGAATTTTACAAATTTCTTAATACCAATTTTGTGATTCCGCAAGATAAACCAAAATTAAAAGGAAAAATATACACCACTTTTATTGTAGAAAAAGATGGCTCATTAAGTGATATCAAAGTACTAAGAGATCTTGGCTTTGGCACAAAGGAAGAGGCGATTCGGGTTCTAAATAGTTCACCTAAATGGACTCCCGGAAAACAAAATGGTAAATTAGTCCGAGTTCTGTTTTCTGCACCTATTCTTGTAAATAATCCTATAAAATAA
- a CDS encoding methylmalonyl-CoA mutase subunit beta yields the protein MATTLFDDFSPISSKQWKQKIQFELDGADYNKTVIWNSPEDIQVKPFYHYDEDYKTAEVKMQASNFKICQNIFVYDVEKSIQRALNSLDRGAESLRFTIQNEKIDIQKLLENLPLENRIVYFNFNFISIDFVKILDTISIQKKAVFYCNLDPIGHLAREGNWFVSSDKNNFETLQNISKATTNLSLLSVDSCLYQNAGANITQQIAYSLAHANEYLNRFPELTKPIVFQVAVGTNYFFEIAKLLALRMLFNLIASEYNPDLECHLLVTPTKRNKTIYDYNVNMLRTTTECMSAILGGADAVANLPYDSLYHKDNEFGDRLARNQLLILKHESYFDKVDNPADGSYYIESLTIQLAEKSLSIFKDIEASGGFLKLLNDGTIKKKIQESANKEQELFDTQKEVLLGTNKYPNPEDKMKHDLELFPFVKIKPRKTLITPIIEKRLAEKLEQERLEQE from the coding sequence ATGGCTACTACCCTATTCGACGATTTTAGTCCGATTTCATCCAAACAGTGGAAACAAAAAATTCAGTTTGAACTGGATGGTGCCGATTACAACAAAACCGTAATCTGGAATTCTCCGGAAGACATTCAGGTAAAACCATTTTATCATTACGACGAAGATTACAAAACTGCTGAAGTAAAAATGCAGGCTTCCAATTTTAAAATCTGCCAAAATATATTTGTTTACGATGTTGAAAAATCCATTCAAAGAGCTTTAAACTCTCTTGACAGAGGAGCTGAAAGCTTACGTTTTACCATTCAAAATGAAAAAATCGACATTCAAAAATTATTAGAGAACCTTCCTTTAGAAAACCGAATCGTTTACTTTAATTTCAATTTCATTTCAATCGATTTCGTAAAAATACTGGATACTATTTCCATTCAAAAAAAAGCTGTTTTTTATTGCAATTTAGATCCAATTGGGCATTTAGCCCGAGAAGGAAATTGGTTTGTGTCATCTGATAAAAATAATTTTGAAACACTTCAAAATATTTCAAAAGCAACGACAAATCTTTCTTTATTAAGCGTCGATTCATGCCTATACCAAAATGCCGGAGCAAATATAACCCAGCAAATTGCATACAGTCTTGCACATGCAAACGAATACTTGAATCGCTTTCCGGAACTAACAAAGCCAATTGTTTTTCAGGTAGCTGTAGGAACAAATTATTTCTTTGAAATTGCAAAACTTCTTGCGCTGCGAATGCTTTTCAACTTAATTGCTTCCGAATACAATCCTGATTTGGAATGTCATTTATTGGTTACTCCAACGAAACGGAATAAAACCATATACGATTATAATGTCAACATGCTTCGCACCACGACAGAATGCATGTCGGCAATATTAGGAGGTGCTGATGCTGTTGCCAATTTGCCTTACGATTCTTTATACCATAAAGACAACGAATTTGGCGACCGACTGGCAAGAAATCAATTACTGATTTTAAAACACGAAAGCTATTTTGATAAAGTGGATAATCCTGCTGATGGCAGTTATTATATCGAAAGTTTAACCATTCAACTCGCCGAAAAAAGTCTCTCTATATTTAAGGATATTGAAGCCAGCGGGGGATTTTTGAAACTTTTGAATGACGGAACCATTAAAAAGAAAATTCAGGAAAGTGCCAATAAAGAGCAGGAATTATTTGATACTCAAAAAGAAGTTTTATTAGGCACCAATAAATATCCAAACCCTGAAGACAAAATGAAACATGATTTAGAACTGTTTCCTTTTGTAAAAATAAAACCCAGAAAAACATTGATTACACCTATAATTGAAAAAAGATTAGCAGAAAAACTGGAACAGGAACGTTTAGAACAAGAGTAA
- a CDS encoding SAM-dependent methyltransferase: MKLLGKLYLIPTTMGESDPMDVLPQTVKRSIELIDYYIVENDKTARKSIKAVLPEKKQSDLVLFTLNKRTEASEHLDFIKPLLEGKNMGLMSEAGCPGVADPGAVIVKLAHEKGIQVVPLVGPSSILLAMMASGMNGQSFTFNGYLPIDKDEKKSALKYFEKLSQDKNQSQIFIETPYRNNKLIDDLLQILNPSTHLCIATDITLPTEFIKTMKVSDWKKLKIDIDKRPTIFIIHKM; this comes from the coding sequence ATGAAACTTCTGGGAAAATTATATTTAATTCCAACAACTATGGGCGAAAGCGATCCTATGGATGTTTTACCTCAAACCGTAAAAAGAAGTATTGAACTTATAGATTATTATATTGTTGAAAATGATAAAACAGCCAGAAAATCCATAAAAGCTGTTTTACCAGAGAAAAAACAATCCGATTTAGTTCTTTTTACATTAAATAAAAGAACTGAAGCGAGCGAACATTTAGACTTCATAAAACCTTTATTAGAAGGAAAAAACATGGGCCTGATGAGCGAAGCCGGCTGTCCCGGGGTTGCTGATCCTGGTGCTGTGATTGTAAAACTGGCGCATGAAAAAGGAATTCAAGTTGTGCCTTTGGTTGGCCCTTCTTCTATTCTATTGGCCATGATGGCATCAGGAATGAACGGACAAAGTTTTACTTTCAATGGTTATCTACCAATTGATAAAGATGAAAAGAAATCGGCATTAAAATATTTTGAAAAATTATCTCAGGATAAAAACCAATCACAGATTTTTATTGAGACGCCTTATAGAAATAATAAACTGATTGATGATCTTTTGCAGATTTTAAATCCTTCAACACATCTTTGTATTGCTACTGATATTACGTTGCCAACGGAATTCATTAAAACCATGAAAGTTTCTGATTGGAAGAAATTGAAAATTGACATTGATAAAAGACCTACTATTTTTATCATTCATAAAATGTAA